The segment TTCTTTCCTTTCGTGAATTTATCACCGAAACGATTGTTAATGTAAGTAtctcatatttatttgatatattttaaatacttatagATTTAAATACCTCAATTATCGCTCAAATTATTCATTACTTATAACTTTATCAAagtgactaaaaattttaaataaaacgtgTAAATTTGAttggatttaatttaattttaaaatttaccacGTGCATGAAATGTTTGGTTAAGAAAGcttgcaattaaaaatttaataactgtaattattattacaaataacTTGATTActagtattaaatatttcaattaattttagcgttttttaaaaataatttttagtagaATGATagactttatttaattaaataaaataattatttgattttaaaagaTGGCGGACACAGCTCCAGCCACCCGAGGTGGTTTCCGTGGCGGTTTTGGCTCTCGAGGTGGAACTGGCGATCGTGGTGGTCGTGGAGGCCGTGGACGAGGTGGTCGCGGTCGTGGACGTGGACGTGGTCGTGGCAAGGAAGACCAGAAGGAATGGATTCCAGTGACCAAGCTTGGTCGTTTGGTAAGAGACGGAAAAATCCGTTCTCTAGAAGACATCTATCTCTTCTCTTTGCCCATCAAAGAGTTCGAAATCATTGACCAGTTCATCGGGCCATCACTTAAAGATGAGGTCCTTAAAATTATGCCTGTACAGAAACAAACCCGTGCTGGTCAACGTACTCGTTTCAAGGTATgttgattttatttcatcaatatTTAGTATCAATcagattcaaaaataatttcaagatttaactgatgaaattaaaattttacaggCTTTCGTAGCTATTGGAGACAGCAATGGACACATTGGTCTAGGAGTCAAGTGCTCCAAAGAAGTTGCTACAGCTATCCGGGGTGCTATTATTTTAGCTAAGCTGTCAGTAGTTCCAGTACGTCGTGGATACTGGGGTAACAAGATCGGTAAACCCCATACTGTACCATGCAAAGTCACTGGCAAATGTGGATCAGTACAAGTGCGTTTGATCCCAGCACCCAGAGGTACAGGCATCGTGTCTGCTCCAGTTCCCAAGAAACTTTTGCAGATGGCTGGTATCGAAGATTGCTACACATCAGCTCGTGGATCAACTTGTACTCTTGGTAACTTCGCTAAAGCAACCTACGCAGCCATCGCCAAGACCTACGCTTACTTGACACCTGATTTGTGGAAGTTCATGCCACTCACAGAAGCTCCATATGAAGAGCATGCTGACTGGTTGTCAAAAAATCATCGGGCTGTTACTGGTCAAAGAAGCGCTGATgctgtttaaataataacttctaatggttatcattaataaatgaatcatGGCGATAAATTATCTGTTtgctattaaatttattttaattccttatttcctataatttaactatttttatttaattcattttacagtaaatttacAATCGCATTTATAATTCAACTGGTTTTTGgttcattattataataattgatatttaaactGAAAAGTATGAAcactttttaatattaaatttcgttaattataattttatttaaacaaacacTTTTTTAAGTAGCTACtggctttttaaaaatttatattaacccgccatttttaaatcattttattaaaacaaaagtttACATACAAAATACATGcaatttagaattaaattaaaaaaaaagtacagctgcaattttaaaaaaaattacattagatcgtaatttaaaaattaacgacAACCCTGCTTTGACATTTGACGACAGTAGAGCActacctctccgcttcgcgcTCGAGGTGTGCAATATTTCTTTCTTTAGTAAgttcataattaatatttgtctatttcaaattttaattaagggTGGACAGTACTAAccgaattttacttttctaattaGGTTTGGAATAATTACGTCACTcgaatgattaaaattttccgaaaaaGTTTGGCTTCTACACTTTTTCggaagctaaaaaaatttattaataaattaaaagaaaagtaaaattagaTGAGTACTGACCAgccttaacaatttttaaatttacatttttagggcgttttcaaaatttatattcacccgccatttttaaataattagaaaaaaagtgTACAGGCAAAGtacatgtaatttaaaattaaatttcctga is part of the Microplitis mediator isolate UGA2020A chromosome 11, iyMicMedi2.1, whole genome shotgun sequence genome and harbors:
- the LOC130677953 gene encoding 40S ribosomal protein S2 — its product is MADTAPATRGGFRGGFGSRGGTGDRGGRGGRGRGGRGRGRGRGRGKEDQKEWIPVTKLGRLVRDGKIRSLEDIYLFSLPIKEFEIIDQFIGPSLKDEVLKIMPVQKQTRAGQRTRFKAFVAIGDSNGHIGLGVKCSKEVATAIRGAIILAKLSVVPVRRGYWGNKIGKPHTVPCKVTGKCGSVQVRLIPAPRGTGIVSAPVPKKLLQMAGIEDCYTSARGSTCTLGNFAKATYAAIAKTYAYLTPDLWKFMPLTEAPYEEHADWLSKNHRAVTGQRSADAV